CACGCACCTGCCTCGCTCGCTGCTTCTCTTACTCTGACCACTGCAGTTTGTGTTACTCTTCGTTCCCTGTAATTCCAATCCTCTCAAGCATTTCAGAACGCCTAGTCCCGTAGACAATATCGAATAGGGAGACTGACGCTGGCACGTTCCCTAGCTGTATGCCCCTGGACACGGAGGAGATACCGCCCACAAACACTGCAGTCCTACTTCTTTGGGGTAAGGAATACTGAGTGTGATGAGAGTTCTATGACAACGATCAGCAACTACAACACTTGGTCTTACCGTGTACTGGTGGGTGTACAGAAGTCACCGTAACAAGCTGCTCAACTTCACTGCTATCACATGATCTTCTTTCTTGGTGGACATTCACGGCTAATTCCCATTGGTTCTCCGTCGATGTCAATCGCCGCGTATCAACCTGTAACGAATATTGAACTCTTAAGACATAGAAAATTATAGCCCACATTCAGTTCACAATCCACTATAATTCCAAGGTGAGTATGAAGCACCCATTTGAAACAACCCTTCCTACTCACTTTCCTGTTTCCTTCCTCGCACGTCACATGAGATGCCATTATGCCCAACTACCATACCACACAACCACAAATAGTGCTTTACTCGGAGTTTCACCGCACCATATAGTGGCAATCGGAGCCGTAACTTGCGGAAAACGTATAACGTACTCCCAGAGATGCTGTTTGTTCGTTATTCTTAGATATTACTAAAACATCCCAGTTTCATTTAATTCGGTACAATTGTTCGTGTGTTTTAGAACTGAATGTTTAAAGCACGGAATTTCGGTATTTCTTGACATCATTCTCGTGCTGTAAAAAGAGACAATATGTCCAAAAAAAAATTCATTTATCAAACGAGACTTCTGATGCCTCCAAGCCCGGCTTCAGTGACCATAGTTTCGAGATAAAAGAAGTGGAGTGGACGAAATCACAATCACATATCAGAGTGAATATAGCGAAGAGATTCAGGGATCGGTTCGGGAATACGGTACCGTAGACGTAGATGCGTTTCCAGgcggtgtagcagtagatatgacctgactggactacttcttacggctccaggcagtgtagcagtagacatggcctggctggactacttcccatggctccaggcattgtagcagtagatatgacctggctggactacttcctatggctccaggcagtgtagcagtggacatgacctggctggactacttcgtacagctccaggcagtgtagcagtatatgacctggctgggcttatTCTTACTGCTCAAGGCAATATTGCACTAGATATCGATTGGCAGGACTTCTTCATTAAACCCAAGACGGCGGCAGTCTTCACTTCCACGGAGCTCTCTTTTTCCTCAGGGTCTCCATCTGGGCCGGACAAACTTTTCAGACTTCATCGTAAATCCGGGGAGGACCATTACGAGATATTTCCAGCCAGACCGATTTTCCTGGAATGATTTCTTAAAGGAAAGGTCTAGTTTCtactttatttattttccataaacCCACAACCTGTGTGTTACCGTTATTATATTATTTAACAAGTTCAGGCTGTTTATCACAAAGACAAACTGTGTGAAATGTCTGTGAAGTATAAATTCAGTTAACGACTAAGTTCTAGCGCCTCCTGTGACGATCTCTCGAACTAGCTGGCTGCTTGTCTTGGGGCAAGCATATTATCAACATGCAGATATTATTTTAAACACGGGACTTTTTTCCCAGCAATAACAACACAATCGTGAGTAATTACGTCTGCTATGAGTTACTCCACTTTCCTAAGCCGTTAGTGGTTAGCACATGCAAAGCAGGTTAGTATTTGATGCACTATGATATCAAGGACATATAAGATTACTTCCGCAAACTGTACTGTGGTTTGAAAGTTGGTTGAAATTTGAATGGTGCATGCAAATATTTATTATACACAGCACTAAGTTACGTGTATTAATCACATACAATATTATCCATCCAACACGGAAACACAACTCTGAATTTGATAATACACGGTACCGTTATTATCCAATGTCCACTGGCGTTCTTGTGGCCATGCACAGACAGGTCCAACTTCGAGCCCACAGACGATGCACAGTGGTCTCTGCTCGCCAGTGAAACTGCTAGCGTCAGGGGCAAGAGAACCTGGAACAAGTACAGAGTTCAACAGTTAACTTTGAgtaaaattacagacagaaaatatGGTACTTCAACGCAGAATACTGATTACAGCTTCATTCGCTATCCATCCTCAGTCAAACAAACACATTACCTTAGATCGTCAGCCCCACTTGAAAACTTTGATGGTCAGTTAAGAAAACAGCCCGCAATATTTTACTGTGTAAATTAATCGTCCGCTTCCCTTTACAATTAAAAGTATTCTGACAGGATTTATTAACATGTTCCTACGTATTTGTTAATTATTGTGACGAGAGCTTCATGAACTTGGTTCTAAGTTCATGCTAAATGATCTGACCATTTCACGGCCCTTGATACATTTTCCTCTGTCGTGGCTAATATTCCTATAACGGAGCCTTGAAAACTACAGCCCCGACTAGTCCAAGTAACGAGTGCCTTGTGCAGAGACTCACTGTAGTTAGGGACAATGGCGGAACGTGAACCAGCAAGTTGAAATGTAAAATGAGGAGCTCGAAATCTCTGATACTTTACAACATATCTGCGTCTATCACAGTCTGATGACCCGCAGGCTTGCCTTTACAAATTGGAAAGACATAATTCACAAAAAGAAGCCGTAGCTTCCAAAGCACATTACCTAGGTCGGGTCTCGAATCGAGAAGTTCACTTTACATTTGGGTTTAAAAAAGGTACTCAGAATCGGTAGGAGCAGTTGCTTCTAGTTTTACATTAGACGGGGCTTGAACCTCCAATTTTAGTTCACAATGATTTTACAATACGCCCGTTGTCGGGGCTGTAAAGTACGTTACACAGACCCTTAAAGCAGAAGGGGTGTATTACTCACATAATTAGTTATACCTGGTTATCCTCTCTGTATTAGTGGAACCAAACAGCAGAGGATGGGACCTTCATTAATTTTAGGGAAATGCGGACACACTAACTGTTACAAGCTTACTAAAATTTCTAAATCCTCCCGAGTTTCACACGCAGAATTTTCACATAATTACatttctgccataccttgttaATTACCTGCTCCCCCGTCTCCTCTCCCTTATTACACACACAAGTCAATCAGTACCAGACACATTTAAATATAGTATCAGCCGATGTTTCCTGAAGGATTTACTTtcatacattttgagtgaataatcaatttgatattataTCATTTGATGGGCTGATTGAATTGATCGCAGTTTTGATAACTTCTGAATGATTAAAAGAATAACTTACTGCCTATAGGTTACCCAACTTCAAAATACCACTTCTCTCCCAGGCTGATAAAGTGCTTTTAACACCAGGGAGCAGTCCAAAATCGATCCTAGGGACATATTGTCACGGAAGTCAAACTACTAGAATATCTGACGGTTTAAGGCATTTCACACAGGTAACAGCATATTCAACTTCACGAGGCCGCAATATCGAAACAGTTAACGTAAATGCCGGCAATGTCTACAAGTTTTCCTGTAGGATTCCACCATACACCTCTCTAAATGTGTCTATATTGGGCATAACAACTTATTTACTTTGGAGCACCTCCCCATTTACTGTACttcactgtttgcatgaaggagctatacgaaattagCTCAGAGTTTCTATAGTATCCCCAGTTTACAAAAGACTAAGTGACAAACATATAAAGGGGATAGTTATAGGCCAGACAGCTTGACATGTGATGCACGTAAGATAAGGAAAGCATTCCTTCCTGTTACATTGCACACAATGTTTCAAACTGCTCTGATAGAAGGAAATttgtgtttaggaaaagtcattccactaaggaagggttcaagcaagatatggcagatatttgatactcaggaggccaaatggactgcatcgctattCATCTATGCAACGTCCATTGAGAGAGCAGAACAAGGAAGAGAAGGCCGTTGGACTGGACAAGGTGTGACTGAATCGGTAGCTACATTTACAGAAAGCAAACTCAATGCCTTAGAATAGGTGGAACGCTGTCGGGTTATACTATGATTAAGAGTGGATCCCGCAAGCCatgttaattactgcgtcgattCTGTGAAAGCAGCACATGGGGAtaactgcaagtacctaggtgaggtttacatatctcttcatatggttatgggtgtatttaggggttgtagtaagaatgtgaaacagaggcgtataagtcactggtaagacccattCAGCGTCCGAGAGACTCACCAGATTTCTTGACTCAAGAACAACATGAAAATATCCAGAGGGGAACAGCGCAAATTGCTCTGGGTGGCGTCCGACAAAGAGTAGTGTAATGTtggaaacttcgggctgggaagacttgagagtaaggagacaaatattttcaacattattttgatTAGTAATACATCATAACACTTAACTCTATACATGGAAATTGTCAGGGATAGAGATTTAAGTGCTATGCCTACATGTCCTAAGCGCCATCACAGTCCTGGCTCTGTGGCCTCTTAGCACACTTTGTACTCATATTCTTTGAGGAAGGAATGCTGTGGAAACAGACTGATGACGTGCAGCAGATCTTGATGAAAGTTGTGGAGACATGTGAAAACCTTGGTCTACACCTGAACttaaagaagaccaaggccctgtGGGTCAACGGAGCTCCGATACTGAGAATATCGCCGTCAACGAGCGCTGCAGCTTCGTCTTAGGATAGCGCGGAGCTGTGTGTATGGAGTAGAGCCCTGCACTATGAGGAAAGATTAGGAGCGTTTGAAATATGGGTCTACTGTATTGACCAGGAGGTGTAAAATTGCGCTGGGCTGCTAAGGTCATGAAGCTCCACTACTCTTGTCATACCATGAGGCGCCCTCCTCCAAATAAATAAGCAAGGACACATCGAGAGAAGAGGGGTCCTGCGAGACCCCGCACGTCTTGACTGGGGAACCAGCGACTGTGGTTAAGCCAACGGCAAAAGTAAGATCGCCAAGGTCTGATGACGGATACGGCACTAGGACTCTGTCCAGTGTGATGCTAATTATTCCGGTAGACTGAGCGTCCAAAGAGACGGGAGGATAAAAGTGGAACATGCATTGAATAATGTGCTCTCAATAACGGATTGTCCCTCTATTACTCgggtggagagaccgcacttaactgtatagcttggtgcctgctgaaaGACACATCTCCTACACTGACAGTACACTCACGTTCCCTTGTTTGAACATTCATCAATCACAAAATATCCCACTCAAATTCTATGAAAATTCCATTACACTAAAGGG
This DNA window, taken from Anabrus simplex isolate iqAnaSimp1 chromosome X, ASM4041472v1, whole genome shotgun sequence, encodes the following:
- the LOC137503251 gene encoding uncharacterized protein; amino-acid sequence: MSLLLVLLPLTLAVSLASRDHCASSVGSKLDLSVHGHKNASGHWIITVDTRRLTSTENQWELAVNVHQERRSCDSSEVEQLVTVTSVHPPVHGNIGYGGTSVLEDVKGS